Proteins encoded together in one Cataglyphis hispanica isolate Lineage 1 chromosome 17, ULB_Chis1_1.0, whole genome shotgun sequence window:
- the LOC126855835 gene encoding PR domain zinc finger protein 1, translating to MEASEWDHATLREEEFEQHAVYLVPDVATSPGDTNRAEASLPRNLVLKPSQALNDVLGVWSTSYIPKGTRFGPLVGQVYTKDSVPADANRKYFWRVYKNNELFYYIDGYDVQKSNWMRYVNPAYSSESQNLIACQYKMNIYFYTIKPILPNQELLVWYCREFAERLNYPFTGELMLQRIRQQVQQSTLPTEISPSVDVMPLKDSSIYERRQMTPTDGSVRSDEGYHSNYHDEILTPPEESSESDSENNYVLDFSKSSVCGNEILKQDNTATKNEYRKVKIKISKTYGNFQATKSITDSPTKEKDQELSNRAVTPELQKPVSPIILQKNTILSTVNEDEIAEKNPKPFYEPEVKNGSLSMSGRSAYLVNSPSSSILENILLRNSTDNNNNNSHGHHHNSGSQHHQHHQMHHQTHVDSVTPPPSSPTEMAYSYKKSHRYGNLLPCSPDSSSNLPLQADTCVNSTSGNSVALPGMQSPTGNMHSSTGGPHSSTGGSNGSLPMHPGNLHSSSSAGGNIHSSTNVLSSNAILTSTSNLHPASTTMNGCPPKRKTKSPSPSSSQNGISTPTTILYSGNSGTTGSGSCQIESANPVYPNSAGSSNSGSSSNPSISPISPIQSPSSYGPYGNLYGHQNGSLHHNVEAPLSINCTAYSPTPSSNVSVYERSTDGRRLEAATSSNSHQLPTSSTMQIDSNQALIAGTHNLHLGHHPGLTIHPNSSSFLNRYSPSSLSPDDHGCSQSGSLSPNSQGSRGYRSLPYPLKKKDGKMHYECNVCCKTFGQLSNLKVHLRTHSGERPFKCNVCTKSFTQLAHLQKHHLVHTGEKPHQCEICKKRFSSTSNLKTHLRLHSGQKPYACDLCPAKFTQFVHLKLHKRLHTNERPYTCQGCDKKYISASGLRTHWKTTSCRPNNIEDELALAAAVGSPTYYEYGPDMNVGNMPKECELEHIDNYDRHGSAHGPHSTSLHNLENSVGRPSVIETSQPHIIECT from the exons ATGGAGGCCAGCGAGTGGGATCATGCGACCTTGAGGGAGGAAGAATTCGAGCAGCATGCCGTATATTTGGTACCGGATGTGGCGACATCGCCGGGCGATACCAATCGTGCGGAAGCATCTTTGCCGCGAAATCTGGTCCTCAAGCCCTCTCAAGCTCTAAACGAT GTGTTGGGCGTATGGAGCACCAGTTACATCCCTAAAGGGACACGTTTCGGCCCATTGGTCGGTCAGGTGTATACGAAGGATTCGGTACCAGCAGACGCGAACCGTAAATACTTCTGGCGg GTATACAAGAACAACGAGTTGTTCTACTACATCGACGGTTATGATGTCCAAAAATCGAATTGGATGCGTTACGTGAATCCCGCCTACTCGTCCGAATCGCAAAACCTAATAGCATGCCAGTAtaag atgaacatttatttttacacaattaagCCGATATTACCGAATCAAGAGTTATTGGTTTGGTACTGCAGGGAATTCGCGGAGAGGCTCAATTATCCGTTCACTGGCGAGCTAATGCTTCAGAGAATAC GGCAACAAGTACAACAGTCAACGCTACCAACGGAAATTTCACCTAGTGTCGACGTGATGCCTCTGAAAGACTCGTCAATTTACGAAAGGCGTCAGATGACGCCAACAGATGGTTCCGTGAGATCAGACGAAGGTTACCACTCGAATTACCACGACGAGATTCTGACACCACCTGAGGAAAGCAGCGAATCCGATAGTGAAAACAATTATGTGCTAGATTTTAGTAAATCATCGGTATGCggcaatgaaattttgaaacaagaCAATACTGCAACGAAGAATGAATACAGAAAGGTCAAGATCAAGATATCCAAAACCTATGGCAACTTCCAGGCAACAAAAAGCATAACCGACAGCCCGACGAAGGAAAAGGACCAAGAACTGTCCAATCGAGCGGTTACCCCGGAACTTCAGAAACCAGTATCGCCCATTATTCTGCAGAAGAATACGATATTGTCAACTGTAAACGAAGATGAGATAGCCGAAAAGAATCCAAAGCCTTTCTATGAACCGGAGGTAAAAAACGGCAGCCTATCCATGTCTGGCAGATCCGCCTACCTGGTCAACTCACCCAGCAGTTCCATCTTGGAAAACATTCTACTACGCAACAGTAcggataataataacaataacagtCACGGTCATCATCATAATAGCGGCTCACAACATCATCAGCACCATCAAATGCATCATCAGACTCACGTGGATTCGGTGACGCCGCCACCCTCCAGCCCCACCGAAATGGCGTATTCTTACAAAAAATCTCATCGTTACGGTAACCTTCTACCCTGTAGTCCAGACTCTAGCTCAAACTTGCCCCTGCAAGCAGACACGTGCGTCAACTCGACCAGCGGTAATAGCGTTGCATTGCCCGGCATGCAGAGCCCCACCGGCAACATGCACTCCAGCACGGGAGGACCGCATTCGAGCACCGGAGGAAGCAACGGTAGCTTGCCGATGCATCCCGGAAACTTACACTCGTCCAGTAGCGCTGGCGGCAACATTCATTCCAGCACAAACGTACTCTCATCTAATGCAATACTGACGTCTACCAGCAATCTGCATCCGGCATCCACGACGATGAACGGTTGTCCGCCAAAGCGAAAGACCAAATCGCCGTCGCCGTCATCGAGTCAGAATGGCATTTCTACTCCGACGACGATCCTTTATTCCGGCAACTCGGGCACTACCGGTTCGGGAAGTTGTCAAATCGAATCTGCCAATCCGGTTTATCCGAATTCCGCCGGTAGTAGTAATAGCGGTAGCAGTAGTAATCCGAGCATCTCACCAATCTCGCCGATCCAATCACCCTCGTCCTACGGTCCGTACGGCAATTTGTACGGTCATCAAAACGGCTCGCTGCACCATAATGTGGAAGCGCCGTTATCCATCAACTGCACCGCTTATTCGCCTACACCGAGCAGCAACGTCAGCGTCTACGAAAGGTCTACGGATGGCAGACGGTTGGAGGCAGCTACCAGTAGCAACAGCCACCAATTACCCACCTCGTCGACTATGCAAATTGACAGTAACCAAGCGTTGATCGCAGGAACGCACAATCTCCATTTGGGTCATCATCCAGGTCTCACTATTCATCCTAACTCTTCGTCGTTCCTAAATAGATATTCGCCGAGTTCTTTGTCGCCGGACGATCACGGTTGTTCCCAGAGCGGCTCACTCAGTCCCAACTCCCAGGGCTCGAGGGGCTATAGATCGCTGCCTTACCCGCTCAAGAAGAAGGACGGCAAGATGCACTACGAATGCAACGTTTGCTGCAAAACCTTCGGTCAGCTGTCGAACCTCAAGGTGCACCTCAGAACACATTCCGGCGAAAGGCCCTTCAAGTGCAACGTTTGTACCAAGAGTTTCACGCAGCTGGCACACCTCCAAAAACATCATCTCGTACACACTG GTGAAAAGCCGCATCAATGCGAGATATGCAAGAAGAGATTCAGCTCGACCTCGAACCTGAAGACCCACCTTAGACTACACTCTGGTCAAAAGCCGTACGCCTGCGATCTTTGTCCCGCCAAGTTCACTCAGTTTGTCCATTTAAAATTGCACAAGAGGCTGCACACGAACGAGCGGCCCTACACCTGCCAGGGTTGTGACAAAAAGTACATTAGCGCGAGCGGCCTCAGGACTCACTGGAAGACAACAAGTTGCAGACCGAACAACATCGAGGACGAACTCGCGCTCGCCGCGGCCGTAGGTTCACCGACGTATTACGAGTACGGTCCTGACATGAATGTTG GAAATATGCCCAAGGAATGCGA